From a region of the Monodelphis domestica isolate mMonDom1 chromosome 8, mMonDom1.pri, whole genome shotgun sequence genome:
- the SUCNR1 gene encoding succinate receptor 1, translated as MEQNITCGKWLGAEAVLEKYFLPTFYSIEFVVGLLGNTVVVLGYLFCLRNWKSGNIYLFNLSLSDLTFLCTLPVLVGGYANGNWTYGPFLCISNRYLLHANLYTSILFLTFISIDRYLLIKYPFREHFLQKKEVAILISVAIWIWVTLELLPILIFIDPNIGNNGTTCNDYASSGEPKYNLLYSVCLTVLGFLIPLSVMCFSYLKIAFFLKARSRQLTTSLPLEKPLHLVIMAMVIFSVLFTPYHIMRNVRIASRLEVWMRTRCTQVIINSIYIMTRPLAFLNSVINPLFYFLMGDHFRDMLVSQARTFFKCFTTFRR; from the coding sequence GAACAGAACATAACTTGTGGCAAATGGCTGGGAGCAGAAGCAGTCCTAGAAAAAtacttccttcctaccttctatTCCATTGAGTTTGTTGTTGGCCTCCTTGGGAACACAGTTGTTGTTTTGGGTTATCTCTTCTGCCTGAGAAATTGGAAAAGTGGCAACATCTATCTCTTCAACCTCTCCCTTTCTGACCTCACCTTCCTATGTACCCTCCCTGTGTTGGTGGGAGGGTATGCCAATGGGAATTGGACATATGGCCCTTTCCTATGCATAAGTAACAGGTACTTGCTCCATGCCAACTTGTACACAAGCATCCTTTTCCTTACCTTCATCAGCATCGACCGTTACCTGCTCATAAAATATCCCTTCCGAGAACATTTCCTGCAAAAGAAAGAAGTTGCTATCTTGATCTCGGTGGCAATCTGGATTTGGGTGACTCTGGAGCTTCTACCAATCCTCATCTTCATTGATCCAAACATAGGAAACAATGGCACCACTTGTAATGACTATGCAAGTTCTGGAGAACCCAAATACAACCTTCTCTACAGTGTGTGTCTGACTGTTCTGGGATTCCTCATTCCTCTCTCTGTCATGTGCTTCTCTTACCTGAAAATCGCCTTTTTCCTAAAGGCGAGAAGCAGACAACTCACCACTTCTCTTCCCCTTGAGAAGCCTCTCCACTTGGTCATCATGGCGATGGTGATATTCTCCGTTCTCTTTACCCCATACCACATCATGCGCAATGTGCGGATAGCTTCCCGCCTTGAGGTCTGGATGCGGACTAGATGCACACAGGTCATCATCAACTCAATTTACATTATGACCCGACCCTTAGCCTTTCTGAACAGTGTGATCAaccctcttttttatttcctaatgGGAGATCACTTCAGGGATATGTTGGTCAGTCAAGCAAGGACCTTCTTTAAATGCTTTACAACCTTTAGAAGGTGA